In a single window of the uncultured Dysgonomonas sp. genome:
- the rplT gene encoding 50S ribosomal protein L20, whose product MPRSVNHVASRNRRKKVLKLTRGYYGARKNVWTVAKNTWEKGLTYAFRDRRAKKRNFRALWIQRINAAARLEGLSYSRLMGALHKNGVEINRKVLADLAMNHPEAFKAIVDKVK is encoded by the coding sequence ATGCCAAGATCAGTCAATCATGTTGCTTCGCGCAACCGCAGAAAAAAAGTATTAAAACTAACAAGAGGTTACTACGGAGCCCGCAAAAATGTGTGGACAGTAGCCAAAAACACATGGGAAAAAGGTCTTACCTATGCATTCCGTGACCGTCGTGCTAAAAAACGCAACTTCCGTGCACTGTGGATACAACGTATCAACGCTGCTGCACGCCTTGAAGGATTGTCTTATTCCCGCCTGATGGGAGCTCTTCACAAAAACGGAGTGGAAATCAATCGCAAAGTTCTTGCAGACCTTGCTATGAACCATCCTGAAGCGTTCAAAGCAATTGTAGATAAAGTAAAATAA
- a CDS encoding DUF1080 domain-containing protein encodes MKRIFLILSILLIACSLSALSANKNKWKPLFGTNLSDANYNPEVWSEKDGVLGAVKDESIWTTTQYENFELDLEFKTDEATNSGVVVYCTDTKNWIPNSVEIQIADDHSEHFKNAKPYEKCGAIYGHLGANKDKVVKKPGEWNHMHIKCEGQHITVTLNGQKVTEMNMSKWTSGTTNPDGTKIPSWLPKPFAELPTKGFIGLQGKHGNSLIWFRNAKIRSL; translated from the coding sequence ATGAAACGTATCTTTTTGATCTTATCTATTTTATTAATTGCCTGTTCTTTATCCGCTTTATCAGCTAACAAAAACAAATGGAAACCACTCTTCGGGACTAATCTTTCAGATGCAAATTATAACCCGGAAGTATGGAGCGAAAAAGACGGAGTACTCGGCGCAGTAAAAGACGAATCTATCTGGACTACCACCCAATATGAAAACTTTGAGCTTGATCTCGAATTCAAAACAGATGAAGCAACCAATAGCGGAGTAGTCGTTTACTGTACAGATACCAAGAACTGGATCCCCAATTCGGTAGAAATACAAATAGCCGATGACCATAGCGAGCATTTCAAGAATGCCAAGCCATACGAAAAATGCGGTGCTATCTATGGCCATCTGGGTGCAAACAAAGACAAAGTAGTAAAGAAACCGGGAGAATGGAACCACATGCATATAAAATGTGAAGGACAGCATATCACTGTGACACTTAATGGACAGAAAGTCACAGAGATGAATATGAGCAAATGGACTTCGGGGACAACAAATCCTGATGGAACAAAAATTCCGAGCTGGCTGCCTAAACCATTTGCCGAACTACCGACAAAAGGATTTATCGGTTTGCAGGGAAAACATGGAAACTCCTTAATCTGGTTTCGTAATGCAAAAATACGTAGTTTATAA
- a CDS encoding helix-turn-helix domain-containing protein translates to METFRFIKPSPILAPFVKHYWILEMDGINTVSERVIPTGFMQMIFHRGDRMNSLSDNKIQPQSFICGQSTGFTDLVSTGKVNMIVVVFHPFGTKAFFPMPMNEFYRMDVSLNDLSDKSLSELEDRVYNEEDNNKAIALIESALISRLRLFDNHNRKRITEVIKAINHKHQSSIRSLSEIACLSYKQFNRIFTEYVGINPKEFTRIVRFQRALYTLQNTPDINITELAFDCGYYDQPHLIKEFKAFAGYTPPEFISVCTPYSDYFS, encoded by the coding sequence ATGGAAACTTTCAGATTCATAAAGCCATCACCAATACTGGCTCCATTTGTTAAGCACTATTGGATATTAGAAATGGATGGGATTAATACCGTTTCGGAACGGGTAATCCCTACGGGATTTATGCAAATGATTTTCCATCGTGGTGACAGAATGAACTCGCTATCCGATAATAAAATACAACCCCAATCATTTATTTGCGGACAATCGACAGGTTTTACGGATTTAGTGTCTACCGGTAAAGTAAATATGATTGTCGTTGTTTTCCACCCTTTCGGAACCAAGGCATTCTTTCCGATGCCTATGAATGAATTCTACAGAATGGATGTATCTCTTAACGACTTGAGCGATAAATCCCTGAGCGAGCTGGAAGATCGTGTTTATAACGAAGAAGATAACAATAAGGCAATAGCATTGATAGAATCCGCACTTATTTCCCGTCTAAGGCTATTCGACAATCACAACCGGAAGCGGATAACGGAAGTAATAAAAGCTATAAATCACAAGCACCAGTCCAGTATTAGATCTTTATCCGAAATAGCATGCCTTAGTTATAAGCAGTTCAACCGTATATTTACTGAATATGTGGGTATCAACCCAAAAGAGTTTACACGCATAGTACGTTTTCAAAGGGCGTTATATACCCTACAGAACACACCGGATATTAATATCACAGAGTTGGCCTTCGATTGCGGATATTACGACCAACCTCATCTGATAAAAGAATTTAAAGCTTTTGCCGGCTATACTCCTCCCGAATTTATATCAGTCTGCACCCCTTATTCCGATTATTTCTCGTAG
- a CDS encoding VOC family protein, with the protein MKRLVSFFEIPCSNFSRAVKFYETIFGIEMPKFDCESEKMAFFPDEDGLSPGAISWAEDFLPSKNGVLISLNCEDIAFALSLIESNGGKVVIPKTKIEAENRGYFCVFADSEGNHVGLYSDK; encoded by the coding sequence ATGAAAAGATTAGTATCGTTCTTCGAAATCCCTTGCAGTAATTTTAGCAGGGCTGTAAAATTTTATGAAACTATTTTCGGAATCGAAATGCCAAAATTTGATTGCGAGAGTGAAAAGATGGCTTTCTTCCCTGACGAAGACGGCTTGTCGCCCGGCGCAATTTCATGGGCGGAAGATTTTCTCCCGTCAAAAAACGGAGTGCTTATCAGCCTCAACTGTGAAGATATAGCTTTCGCCTTATCTTTAATAGAATCGAATGGAGGAAAAGTTGTTATCCCAAAAACAAAAATAGAGGCAGAAAACCGTGGCTACTTCTGTGTATTTGCCGATAGCGAGGGGAACCATGTAGGATTATATTCAGACAAATAG
- a CDS encoding fumarate hydratase: protein MATPPFKYQETFPLGKDTTEYYLLSKDFVSTANFEGQEILKVSPEALTLLAQHAFHNVEFLLRPEHQEQVAKILSDPEASDNDKFVALTFLRNSEISAKGILPFCQDTGTAIIMGKKGQNVWTGGNDEEALSKGVYNTFTEDNLRYSQNAPLDMYKEINTGSNLPAQIDLYAVNGDEYKFLFVAKGGGSANKTYLYQETKALLTPGKLEKFLIEKMKSLGTAACPPYHIAFAIGGTSAETNLKTVKMASTKYYDNLPTSGNEGGQAFRDLEMEAKLLKAAQELGLGAQFGGKFFAHDIRVIRLPRHGASCPVGMGVSCSADRNIKGKINKDGVWLEKLEDNPARLIPEELRNAGEAGGVKIDLNRPMKEILAELTKYPVSTRLSLTGTIIVGRDIAHAKLQERIDNGEGLPQYIKDHPIYYAGPAKTPKGYASGSMGPTTAGRMDSYVDSFQSQGGSLIMIAKGNRSQQVTDACHKHGGFYLGSIGGPAAILAQNSIKSLECLEYPELGMEAIWKIEVVDFPAFILVDDKGNDFFQQLKPINCATC from the coding sequence ATGGCAACACCTCCGTTTAAGTATCAGGAAACTTTCCCTCTTGGAAAAGATACAACAGAGTATTATCTCTTGTCGAAAGACTTCGTTTCTACCGCAAACTTTGAAGGTCAGGAAATTTTAAAAGTATCACCCGAAGCACTTACTTTATTAGCTCAGCATGCATTCCATAATGTGGAGTTTTTGCTTCGTCCTGAGCATCAGGAGCAGGTTGCAAAAATTCTCTCCGATCCTGAAGCCAGTGATAACGATAAGTTTGTGGCGCTTACTTTTTTGCGTAACTCCGAGATCTCGGCTAAAGGTATACTTCCGTTCTGTCAGGATACAGGCACAGCGATTATAATGGGTAAGAAAGGCCAGAATGTATGGACCGGAGGAAATGATGAAGAGGCTCTCTCGAAAGGAGTATATAATACTTTTACGGAAGACAATCTGCGCTACTCGCAGAATGCGCCCCTGGACATGTATAAGGAAATAAATACAGGGAGCAACCTTCCTGCGCAGATAGATTTATATGCCGTAAACGGGGATGAATATAAATTCTTGTTCGTAGCCAAAGGTGGAGGCTCGGCTAATAAGACTTATCTTTATCAGGAAACAAAAGCATTGCTGACTCCCGGTAAGCTGGAAAAATTCCTTATAGAGAAAATGAAATCGTTGGGAACAGCAGCTTGCCCTCCTTATCATATTGCATTTGCTATTGGCGGCACTTCCGCCGAAACAAATCTGAAGACAGTGAAGATGGCTTCTACAAAATATTATGATAACCTACCTACTTCAGGGAATGAAGGTGGTCAGGCTTTTCGCGATCTGGAGATGGAGGCGAAATTATTGAAGGCAGCCCAGGAGTTAGGCCTGGGGGCGCAATTCGGTGGTAAGTTCTTTGCTCACGATATCCGTGTAATCCGTTTGCCTCGCCATGGAGCTTCTTGTCCGGTAGGAATGGGAGTATCCTGTTCGGCAGATAGGAATATTAAAGGTAAAATCAATAAGGACGGAGTTTGGTTGGAGAAACTGGAAGATAATCCGGCTCGTCTCATCCCTGAAGAATTACGCAATGCGGGGGAAGCCGGTGGAGTAAAGATAGACCTGAACCGTCCGATGAAAGAAATTCTTGCAGAACTGACTAAATATCCTGTTTCGACCCGTTTGTCCCTTACCGGCACAATTATCGTTGGGCGTGATATTGCTCATGCAAAATTGCAGGAACGAATCGATAACGGTGAAGGATTACCACAATATATAAAAGATCACCCTATTTACTATGCAGGTCCGGCAAAAACGCCGAAAGGCTACGCCAGCGGATCTATGGGGCCGACTACAGCGGGGCGTATGGATTCCTATGTAGACTCATTCCAGTCGCAAGGTGGCAGCCTTATCATGATTGCCAAAGGGAACCGCAGCCAGCAGGTAACAGATGCCTGTCATAAGCATGGAGGCTTCTATCTGGGTAGTATAGGTGGTCCGGCGGCTATTCTGGCACAGAACAGTATCAAGAGCCTAGAGTGTCTTGAGTATCCTGAACTAGGTATGGAGGCTATCTGGAAAATTGAGGTCGTTGATTTTCCTGCTTTTATTCTGGTAGATGATAAAGGAAATGATTTCTTCCAACAATTGAAGCCTATTAACTGTGCGACATGCTAA
- the purN gene encoding phosphoribosylglycinamide formyltransferase: MTKIAIFASGSGSNAENIIKYFANNETVSIKLIISNKEDAYVHQRAKNLGVDSVTYSKNDFYHTDKVLECLLQREVDFIVLAGFLLKIPENLLQAYPDKIINIHPALLPKFGGKGMYGDNVHKAVVEAGESESGITIHYVNENYDEGAIIFQAKCPVSATDGYEDVAKKVHELEYTYFPVIINKVLNG, encoded by the coding sequence ATGACTAAAATCGCAATTTTCGCCTCCGGGTCAGGTTCTAATGCAGAGAATATAATAAAGTATTTCGCAAATAATGAGACTGTAAGTATAAAGCTCATCATTTCGAACAAAGAAGATGCATATGTACATCAGCGGGCTAAAAATTTAGGGGTAGATTCTGTTACATACTCAAAAAACGACTTTTACCATACAGATAAAGTTCTTGAGTGCTTGTTGCAAAGGGAGGTCGATTTTATTGTATTGGCGGGCTTCCTGCTGAAAATTCCGGAAAATCTGCTACAGGCATATCCTGATAAGATAATTAACATACATCCGGCCTTACTGCCAAAATTCGGGGGGAAAGGTATGTATGGAGATAATGTACATAAAGCAGTGGTCGAAGCGGGTGAGTCGGAATCGGGGATTACGATACATTATGTAAATGAAAATTACGATGAAGGAGCAATTATCTTTCAGGCTAAATGCCCGGTTTCCGCTACTGATGGTTATGAAGATGTTGCAAAAAAAGTACATGAACTGGAGTACACATACTTTCCTGTAATTATAAATAAGGTGCTGAACGGTTAA
- a CDS encoding acyl carrier protein codes for MSEVASKVKAIIVDKLGVEESEVTDTASFTNDLGADSLDTVELIMEFEKEFGISIPDDQTEKIATVGDAVSYIEANAK; via the coding sequence ATGTCAGAAGTAGCATCAAAAGTGAAAGCAATTATTGTTGATAAGTTAGGTGTAGAAGAATCTGAAGTAACAGATACTGCTAGCTTTACAAACGACCTAGGAGCTGACTCACTTGACACAGTAGAATTAATCATGGAATTTGAAAAAGAATTCGGCATTTCTATTCCAGATGATCAGACTGAAAAAATCGCTACAGTAGGAGATGCTGTCTCTTACATTGAAGCAAATGCAAAATAA
- the fabF gene encoding beta-ketoacyl-ACP synthase II, whose protein sequence is MELKRVVVTGLGSVSPLGNDVATTWNNAINGVSGAGPITHFDASKFKTQFACEVKGYDPSVYLDRKEMRKCDRYTLLAIGASEEAIADSKLDFEKENCDRIGVIFSAGIGGIKTFEEEVSYYAKNEENGPKFNPFFIPKMISDIAAGLISIRHGLRGPNYGTVSACASSTHSAINSFDIIRMGKADVIVVGGAEAAITAAGVGGFNAMTALSTRNDSPETASRPFSASRDGFIMGEGAACLIFEELEHALARGAKIYAEVVGGGMSADAYHLTASHPEGLGAKLVMRNALQDANMSPTDMDYINVHGTSTPVGDPSEIKAIKEVFGEHAYNLNISSTKSMTGHLLGAAGALEAMFCVLAVQNDIVPPTINFTEGDEDTEIDYKLNLTFNKAQKRTVNVALSNTFGFGGHNACVIVKKFKK, encoded by the coding sequence ATGGAATTAAAAAGAGTAGTAGTAACAGGTCTAGGCTCGGTATCTCCTCTTGGCAACGATGTAGCCACTACATGGAACAACGCCATAAACGGGGTGAGTGGGGCTGGACCTATTACTCATTTTGACGCGTCAAAATTCAAAACACAATTCGCTTGCGAAGTTAAAGGATATGATCCTTCTGTCTATCTGGACAGGAAAGAAATGCGCAAATGCGATAGATATACATTACTTGCTATAGGTGCTTCCGAAGAAGCTATCGCGGATTCAAAACTTGATTTTGAAAAAGAGAACTGCGATCGTATAGGTGTTATCTTCTCCGCTGGCATTGGTGGTATAAAGACTTTCGAAGAAGAAGTCAGTTATTATGCAAAAAATGAAGAAAACGGACCAAAATTCAATCCTTTCTTTATCCCTAAGATGATTTCGGATATTGCAGCAGGACTTATTTCGATTCGTCATGGTCTACGCGGCCCTAACTACGGAACCGTTTCGGCCTGTGCTTCATCTACTCATAGTGCTATAAACTCTTTCGACATTATCCGTATGGGTAAGGCCGATGTTATTGTAGTGGGCGGTGCGGAAGCAGCTATTACAGCTGCCGGTGTCGGTGGTTTTAATGCCATGACTGCATTATCTACACGCAATGATTCGCCAGAAACAGCTTCACGTCCATTTAGCGCCAGCCGCGATGGGTTTATCATGGGAGAAGGTGCTGCATGTCTTATTTTCGAAGAACTGGAACATGCCCTTGCCCGTGGAGCTAAAATCTATGCAGAAGTAGTTGGCGGAGGTATGTCTGCAGATGCTTATCATTTAACTGCTTCTCACCCGGAAGGATTAGGAGCTAAGTTGGTAATGAGAAATGCTCTGCAAGATGCAAACATGAGCCCTACTGATATGGATTATATCAATGTACACGGAACATCGACCCCGGTAGGTGACCCGTCTGAGATAAAAGCTATCAAAGAAGTATTCGGTGAGCATGCATATAATCTGAACATCAGTTCTACCAAATCAATGACCGGCCACTTATTGGGTGCAGCAGGAGCTTTGGAAGCCATGTTCTGTGTATTGGCGGTTCAGAACGATATCGTTCCTCCGACAATCAACTTTACAGAAGGTGATGAAGATACTGAAATAGATTACAAACTGAACCTTACATTCAACAAGGCTCAAAAGAGAACTGTTAATGTAGCACTTTCCAACACATTTGGTTTTGGCGGACATAATGCATGTGTGATAGTCAAAAAGTTTAAGAAATAG
- the rnc gene encoding ribonuclease III, with protein MRLLPKRGKEPYVSFCKILGFYPYNITLYEQALLHKSSSIKLKDGRWINNERLEFLGDAILDAIVADIVFKEFEYKKEGFLTNMRSKIVQRETLNRLALEIGIDKLIKTSTRNTTPNTHMYGNALEAFIGAIYLDQGYRAAKRFVFERLIQEHLNIESVAELEANYKSRLIEWSQKQKISVSFDLIDSFVDENNTPIFKTAVIIMGEQAGLGTGYSKKESQQKAAKEAYNKLQRNTTFRNHIFELYEQQQQLQNEKYVNTAPEEE; from the coding sequence ATGAGGCTTCTTCCTAAAAGAGGGAAGGAGCCTTATGTATCTTTTTGCAAAATACTTGGGTTCTATCCGTACAATATTACATTATACGAACAGGCCTTATTACATAAGTCATCGTCGATAAAACTGAAAGACGGCAGATGGATCAATAACGAACGCCTCGAATTCCTCGGTGACGCTATTCTGGATGCAATCGTAGCTGATATTGTATTCAAAGAATTCGAATATAAGAAAGAAGGCTTCCTTACCAATATGCGCTCTAAGATTGTCCAACGCGAAACGCTAAACAGGCTTGCTTTGGAGATCGGCATAGATAAACTCATCAAAACATCGACCCGGAATACAACTCCGAATACGCACATGTATGGCAATGCACTGGAAGCATTCATTGGTGCCATATATCTTGATCAGGGCTATAGAGCTGCAAAACGATTTGTTTTTGAGCGCCTTATACAGGAACATCTGAACATAGAATCTGTAGCAGAACTAGAGGCCAATTATAAATCCAGATTGATAGAATGGAGTCAGAAGCAAAAGATATCTGTTAGTTTTGATCTTATCGATAGCTTTGTTGACGAGAACAATACTCCTATATTCAAAACAGCTGTGATAATTATGGGAGAGCAAGCTGGCCTTGGCACAGGTTACTCCAAAAAAGAATCGCAGCAGAAAGCGGCAAAAGAAGCCTACAATAAGCTACAACGCAACACAACTTTTCGCAATCATATATTTGAATTATATGAACAACAACAGCAACTACAGAACGAAAAGTATGTAAATACTGCTCCTGAGGAGGAATAA
- a CDS encoding FAD-dependent oxidoreductase produces MPNRKINRRKFLKVAAVTSAAGLITATGIYKLTEFSSNAKGKIVIIGGGAAGLSMAALLQRWLDEPDITLIDPSDRQYYQPGFTLVASGVYTPDEVWKDQKGCVPSQTKWIKDSVKEVNPVSNQIVTESNGNISYDFLVLTPGLQINWEKTEGISKDTLGLGNAHSIYDFEGAQKTWTAIQEFSKTGGKGIFTDTYTKHKCGGAPKKICLLTEHYTRKQETRDNVTLSYYTAANELYDVPYYTPRLLEIYNERNIPIHLTTRLKGVDTSAKRVYMDHIETVGDEKIITPITEDYDFLHFTPPMSAPDFVKNSGLSWTEGKLADEGWVMVDKETLVHKTYSNIICLGDCAGIPTSKTSAAVRKQVPVAAMNLISLMDGKSPEMKYNGYAACPIVTDYGHVLLCEFDYDKNPQPSAPFTMMDMSKEQAAAWHLKVKVLKPLYFNGMLNGYGLS; encoded by the coding sequence ATGCCTAATAGAAAGATTAACAGAAGAAAGTTTCTTAAAGTTGCTGCCGTTACCAGTGCAGCAGGATTAATTACCGCAACAGGAATATACAAACTGACAGAATTCTCTAGTAATGCGAAAGGTAAAATTGTCATAATCGGTGGAGGAGCCGCCGGCCTCAGCATGGCTGCCCTGCTGCAACGCTGGTTGGATGAACCGGACATCACCCTTATCGATCCCAGCGATCGCCAATACTATCAGCCTGGATTCACCCTGGTTGCATCGGGGGTGTACACTCCTGATGAAGTATGGAAAGATCAGAAAGGTTGTGTACCCAGTCAGACAAAATGGATAAAGGATAGTGTAAAGGAAGTAAATCCTGTGAGCAATCAGATAGTAACAGAATCAAACGGTAATATAAGCTATGATTTTCTTGTACTTACTCCCGGGTTACAAATAAACTGGGAGAAAACAGAAGGAATCAGCAAAGATACATTAGGCCTGGGGAATGCCCATTCTATCTATGATTTCGAAGGAGCTCAGAAAACATGGACTGCCATCCAGGAATTCTCCAAAACGGGAGGAAAAGGTATCTTTACAGATACTTACACCAAACATAAATGCGGAGGTGCTCCTAAAAAAATATGCTTATTGACAGAACATTATACTCGCAAGCAAGAAACAAGAGACAACGTTACCCTCAGCTATTACACCGCGGCAAATGAGCTTTACGATGTACCGTATTATACTCCACGTTTACTAGAAATATACAATGAACGGAATATTCCGATACATTTGACTACCCGCCTGAAAGGAGTAGATACTTCCGCTAAACGTGTGTATATGGATCATATAGAAACTGTCGGGGATGAAAAAATCATAACGCCTATCACCGAAGACTATGACTTCCTGCACTTCACACCTCCTATGTCTGCTCCCGATTTTGTAAAGAATTCAGGGCTATCCTGGACTGAGGGAAAATTAGCCGATGAAGGCTGGGTCATGGTAGACAAAGAGACATTAGTGCACAAGACATATTCCAATATTATTTGTTTAGGTGATTGCGCGGGAATTCCTACCAGCAAAACTTCTGCCGCTGTGCGTAAACAAGTTCCTGTAGCTGCAATGAATCTTATTTCTCTGATGGACGGTAAGTCTCCGGAGATGAAATACAATGGATATGCAGCATGCCCTATCGTCACCGACTACGGGCATGTTCTTCTTTGCGAATTTGATTATGATAAAAATCCTCAGCCATCAGCACCTTTTACCATGATGGATATGTCGAAAGAGCAAGCAGCAGCATGGCATCTAAAGGTAAAGGTTTTGAAACCATTGTATTTTAACGGGATGTTAAACGGATATGGCTTGTCGTAA
- the asnA gene encoding aspartate--ammonia ligase: MSYLIKPKQYHALLDLQQTEMGIKRIKDFFQQNLSSELRLRRVTAPLFVLKGMGINDDLNGVERAVNFPIKDMGDERAEIVHSLAKWKRLTLADYGINEGYGIYTDMNAIRADEELGNLHSLYVDQWDWEMVMSPEDRNLDFLKEVVRRIYAALVRTEYLVYEAFPAIVPILPSEIKFIHAEELLKKYPGFSSKERENKVAEEYGAVFIIGIGGELSNGEPHDGRAPDYDDWTTRSENGFNGLNGDLIVWNPVLGQGMELSSMGIRVNREVLLEQLKKSGQEDRTQLYFHRRLLNGELPQSIGGGIGQSRLCMFYLRKAHIGEIQAGIWPAKMRVEAESLGMPLI, from the coding sequence ATGAGCTATTTAATAAAACCAAAACAGTACCATGCTTTGCTTGACTTACAACAAACCGAAATGGGAATCAAGCGAATAAAAGACTTCTTCCAACAAAACTTATCATCAGAACTTCGGTTGCGTCGTGTTACCGCTCCTTTATTTGTCTTAAAAGGAATGGGGATAAATGATGACCTGAATGGTGTGGAACGTGCCGTTAACTTTCCTATAAAAGATATGGGGGATGAACGCGCTGAGATTGTTCATTCACTGGCAAAATGGAAACGTCTTACTTTGGCTGATTATGGAATAAATGAAGGGTATGGCATTTACACAGATATGAATGCAATCCGTGCAGATGAGGAATTAGGTAATTTGCACTCTCTGTATGTAGATCAATGGGATTGGGAGATGGTGATGTCTCCGGAAGATCGTAATCTCGATTTTTTAAAGGAAGTTGTTCGTCGTATTTATGCAGCCCTGGTTCGTACCGAATATCTTGTATATGAGGCATTCCCTGCTATAGTGCCGATTTTGCCTAGTGAAATTAAGTTTATTCATGCAGAGGAATTGTTGAAAAAATATCCGGGCTTTTCATCTAAAGAACGGGAAAATAAAGTGGCGGAAGAATATGGCGCTGTTTTTATTATAGGTATTGGAGGAGAACTGAGCAATGGTGAACCACATGACGGGCGTGCTCCCGATTATGACGACTGGACGACAAGATCTGAAAATGGATTTAATGGACTCAATGGAGATCTTATTGTTTGGAATCCGGTGTTGGGCCAGGGAATGGAGCTTTCCTCAATGGGCATTCGTGTTAATAGGGAAGTGTTACTTGAGCAATTGAAAAAATCAGGACAGGAAGATCGTACACAATTATATTTTCACAGACGTTTGCTTAATGGAGAACTCCCTCAATCTATCGGAGGCGGAATAGGTCAGTCCCGACTATGTATGTTTTACTTACGCAAAGCACATATAGGTGAAATACAGGCTGGTATATGGCCGGCAAAAATGCGAGTGGAAGCCGAAAGTCTGGGGATGCCTTTGATATAA